One window of the Sebastes umbrosus isolate fSebUmb1 chromosome 1, fSebUmb1.pri, whole genome shotgun sequence genome contains the following:
- the wnt7aa gene encoding wingless-type MMTV integration site family, member 7Aa — MSRKTRRWICHLLLCLGVLYLQIGGLASVVALGASIICNKIPGLAPRQRTICQSRPDAIIVIGEGVQMGINECQFQFRHGRWNCSALAERTVFGKELKVGSKEAAFTYAIIAAGVAHAVTAACTQGSLSGCGCDKEKQGFYNQEEGWKWGGCSADIHYGLGFSKVFVDAREIKQNARTLMNLHNNEVGRKVLEKGMRLECKCHGVSGSCTTKTCWTTLPKFRQLGYLLKDRYNQAVHVEPVRASRNKRPTFLKIKKPHSYRKPMDTELVYIERSPNYCEADLLTGSMGTQGRLCNKTVLQPNSCDLMCCGRGYNTHQYSRVWQCNCKFLWCCYVKCNTCSERTEVYTCK, encoded by the exons ATGAGCAGGAAGACAAGGCGCTGGATctgccacctcctcctctgcctgggAGTCCTGTACCTGCAGATAGG GGGTCTGGCGTCGGTGGTTGCGCTGGGAGCGAGCATCATCTGTAATAAAATCCCCGGCTTGGCGCCCCGTCAGAGGACTATCTGTCAGAGCCGACCCGACGCCATCATAGTGATCGGAGAGGGCGTCCAGATGGGGATCAACGAGTGCCAGTTCCAGTTCAGACACGGACGCTGGAACTGCTCGGCGCTGGCGGAGAGGACCGTGTTCGGGAAAGAGCTCAAAGTGG GCAGTAAGGAGGCCGCGTTCACCTACGCCATCATCGCCGCCGGGGTGGCCCACGCCGTCACGGCGGCCTGCACCCAGGGGAGCCTGAGCGGCTGCGGCTGCGACAAGGAGAAACAGGGTTTCTACAACCAGGAGGAGGGCTGGAAGTGGGGCGGCTGCTCTGCAGACATCCACTACGGCCTCGGCTTCTCTAAAGTGTTTGTGGACGCGCGGGAGATCAAGCAGAACGCCAGGACGCTCATGAATCTACACAACAACGAAGTGGGACGCAAG GTGCTGGAGAAGGGCATGCGTCTGGAGTGTAAGTGTCACGGCGTGTCGGGATCCTGCACCACCAAGACGTGCTGGACGACGCTCCCCAAGTTCCGCCAGCTGGGCTACCTCCTCAAGGACCGGTACAACCAGGCTGTGCACGTGGAGCCGGTGCGAGCCAGCCGCAACAAGCGCCCCACCTTCCTGAAGATCAAGAAACCGCACTCTTACCGCAAGCCCATGGACACGGAGCTGGTCTACATCGAGAGGTCGCCCAACTACTGCGAGGCCGACCTGCTGACCGGCAGCATGGGGACGCAGGGTCGCCTGTGCAACAAGACGGTtctgcagcccaacagctgCGACCTGATGTGCTGCGGCCGAGGATACAACACGCACCAGTACTCGCGCGTCTGGCAGTGCAACTGCAAGTTCCTGTGGTGCTGCTACGTGAAGTGCAACACCTGCAGCGAGAGGACAGAGGTGTATACGTGTAAATAG